One genomic region from Sciurus carolinensis chromosome 2, mSciCar1.2, whole genome shotgun sequence encodes:
- the LOC124976504 gene encoding ribonuclease 4-like: MKLMWTLLPLLLLDLTVFTPALPFSKRHIDNPKSLVPGGNRRYCDVMMRRHWLIHKGKCKQINTFIHENLSTIEDFCRTPPVPCINSPSMNNCHDSTHDVSVTDCFASAGARPPHCHYRKKDSTRSIRVGCEKGEPVHLDG; this comes from the coding sequence ATGAAACTGATGTGgaccctccttcctcttcttctcctagACCTAACTGTCTTCACTCCAGCCCTGCCCTTCTCAAAACGACATATAGACAATCCCAAGTCGTTGGTCCCTGGAGGAAACCGCCGATATTGTGATGTGATGATGAGGCGCCACTGGCTGATTCACAAGGGTAAATGCAAGCAGATCAACACCTTCATTCACGAGAATCTGTCCACGATCGAGGATTTCTGCAGAACTCCACCAGTGCCCTGTATCAACAGCCCTTCTATGAACAATTGCCACGACAGCACTCATGATGTCAGTGTCACTGACTGCTTCGCCAGCGCAGGAGCCCGACCCCCTCATTGCCACTACCGCAAGAAGGATTCCACCAGGTCCATCCGTGTGGGCTGTGAGAAGGGGGAACCTGTTCACCTGGACGGCTAG